One region of Sulfurisphaera ohwakuensis genomic DNA includes:
- a CDS encoding sulfurtransferase TusA family protein codes for MKRIITLSLEDLSEAKDKVRKVLKKLQYEDEVIVISKSDISYLFRGYNVEKEKDEEGLWIIRIKKN; via the coding sequence GTGAAACGGATAATAACGTTGTCACTAGAAGATTTGAGTGAAGCTAAAGATAAAGTAAGAAAAGTATTGAAAAAATTGCAATATGAAGACGAGGTCATTGTTATTTCAAAGTCAGATATTTCTTATCTTTTTAGGGGTTATAACGTAGAAAAAGAAAAAGATGAAGAAGGTTTATGGATAATTAGAATTAAAAAGAATTAG
- a CDS encoding pirin family protein — translation MIRGIYGILEGKRTVDGAGVKLYRVFGGPTTVQLTDPFLLLDFFGSANPEDYIVGFPWHPHRGIETVTLLYEGKVEHEDSEGNKGVIYPGQVQWMTAGSGIFHQEMPKPLEGVEIAKYNQNPLSVKGLQLWINLPSYKKMTEPTYRNIKSLPKERFDFGKVSILVGEYKGIEGPIRVKSDVDPLYLDVNLDGEFHLSVKNGYTVLAFVVDGKAKFSPNVPEIDKGNLVIFNREGDEIVVKGKARFIILSGKPLEEPVAWYGPIVMNTEDQILEALADLRRGTFVRHKQVNIEDY, via the coding sequence ATGATAAGAGGAATATATGGTATATTAGAAGGCAAAAGAACTGTTGATGGTGCTGGCGTAAAATTATATAGAGTTTTTGGTGGTCCAACAACTGTTCAACTAACAGATCCTTTCCTTCTCTTAGACTTCTTTGGTTCAGCTAATCCAGAGGATTATATAGTAGGTTTTCCATGGCATCCTCATAGAGGTATTGAAACTGTCACTTTACTATATGAAGGTAAGGTAGAACATGAAGATAGTGAAGGAAATAAAGGAGTTATATATCCTGGACAAGTCCAATGGATGACTGCTGGTAGTGGTATTTTTCACCAAGAAATGCCAAAGCCATTAGAAGGCGTAGAAATCGCTAAGTATAATCAAAATCCTTTATCAGTGAAGGGTTTACAACTTTGGATAAATCTTCCTTCTTACAAAAAGATGACAGAACCTACATATAGGAATATAAAGTCACTTCCCAAGGAGAGATTCGACTTTGGTAAAGTCAGTATACTTGTAGGAGAATATAAAGGGATTGAGGGACCTATAAGAGTTAAAAGTGATGTTGATCCTTTATATCTTGATGTTAATTTAGATGGAGAGTTTCATTTAAGCGTTAAGAATGGGTATACAGTACTGGCATTTGTAGTTGATGGTAAAGCTAAATTTTCTCCTAATGTTCCAGAAATTGATAAGGGGAATCTAGTTATATTTAACAGAGAGGGTGATGAAATAGTAGTAAAAGGTAAGGCTAGATTTATAATTCTGTCTGGAAAACCATTAGAAGAGCCCGTAGCATGGTATGGTCCTATAGTGATGAATACAGAAGACCAAATCCTTGAGGCTTTAGCTGATCTAAGAAGAGGTACTTTTGTAAGACATAAGCAAGTTAATATTGAGGATTATTAG
- a CDS encoding amidohydrolase family protein: MLIKNARLLDGRIVNIYIEDGVINCFNCKEHDEEIIDAENHLVIPPYFNMHFHLDSVFLPVLNKSGTLWEGIKIWKDVKGKLAEEDVIKRAIIAVKLMVAQGTLWIRTHVDITEKSLTLLHALLKVREEVKEIADIQITAFPQDGIYTDKGNDEILRKAIQRGADNVGLIPHNEITREDGVRSIKFAIELAKEYDRKVDGHIDETDDPNSRFLEVLAKYTLEYNYEGKVSAGHVTAMHSWEAAYRYRILPIVARAGIHIIPNPLVNVSLQGRFDNYPKRRGMAPIKEILSYGINVALGHDCIMDPWYPLGSGNMLHVLFMAVHLDQMLSPDEISSSINLITYNGAKAWSLKDYGINVGNRANLVITAEDDVFDLLRFMSPPLYVIKDGRVIAKDGKLVYFKGKWEKVLKKPV, encoded by the coding sequence ATGCTTATCAAAAATGCAAGACTTTTAGATGGTAGAATAGTTAATATTTACATTGAAGATGGAGTAATTAACTGTTTTAACTGCAAAGAGCATGACGAGGAAATTATTGATGCAGAAAATCACCTGGTAATTCCTCCTTATTTTAATATGCATTTTCACCTAGATAGTGTGTTTCTTCCAGTACTGAATAAGAGCGGAACTTTATGGGAAGGTATAAAGATTTGGAAGGATGTTAAAGGTAAACTGGCAGAAGAGGATGTAATAAAAAGGGCTATTATAGCTGTGAAACTGATGGTTGCTCAAGGTACTTTATGGATAAGGACTCATGTTGATATTACTGAAAAGTCCTTAACTCTTCTTCATGCACTTTTGAAAGTTAGAGAAGAAGTAAAGGAGATTGCTGATATTCAAATTACTGCATTTCCACAAGATGGTATTTATACTGATAAAGGTAATGATGAGATATTAAGAAAGGCTATTCAACGAGGTGCAGACAATGTAGGCTTAATTCCTCATAACGAGATTACTAGAGAGGACGGGGTTAGATCTATAAAATTTGCCATTGAGCTAGCAAAAGAGTATGATAGGAAAGTTGATGGTCATATTGATGAGACTGATGATCCAAATTCGAGATTTTTAGAAGTTTTAGCTAAGTATACGTTAGAGTATAACTATGAGGGTAAAGTATCAGCGGGGCATGTTACGGCTATGCATTCATGGGAGGCAGCTTATAGATACAGAATTTTACCAATAGTTGCAAGAGCTGGTATTCATATAATTCCTAATCCTTTAGTTAATGTTTCCCTTCAAGGTAGGTTTGATAATTATCCTAAAAGGAGAGGAATGGCACCTATTAAAGAGATATTAAGTTATGGTATAAATGTTGCTTTGGGTCACGATTGTATTATGGATCCTTGGTATCCTTTAGGTAGCGGTAATATGCTACATGTCCTCTTTATGGCTGTTCATTTAGATCAAATGTTATCCCCAGACGAGATTAGCTCTTCTATTAACTTAATAACATATAATGGTGCTAAGGCATGGTCTCTTAAAGATTATGGCATTAACGTTGGTAATAGGGCTAATTTAGTTATTACGGCTGAAGATGACGTGTTTGATCTTTTAAGATTTATGTCTCCTCCTCTTTACGTTATAAAAGATGGAAGAGTAATTGCTAAGGATGGTAAATTAGTCTATTTTAAGGGAAAATGGGAGAAGGTCTTGAAAAAACCAGTATAG